A portion of the Microbulbifer agarilyticus genome contains these proteins:
- a CDS encoding histidine triad nucleotide-binding protein, which yields MEDVSVFSRIIAGELPARRLYEDEHCIVIEDRAPQAPTHLLIIPRKPLVSVADAREEDVPLLGHLMWVASQMAERLHLEDGFRLVVNNGRGAGQTVFHLHIHLLAQRKLPEAGLAEGLQD from the coding sequence ATGGAAGATGTCAGTGTATTCAGCCGGATTATTGCCGGAGAGCTGCCGGCGCGGCGGCTGTATGAAGATGAGCACTGTATCGTCATCGAGGACCGGGCACCGCAGGCACCAACGCATCTGCTGATCATCCCCCGTAAACCGCTGGTGAGCGTGGCAGACGCACGCGAAGAAGATGTACCACTGCTCGGTCATCTTATGTGGGTAGCATCGCAAATGGCCGAGCGCCTGCATTTGGAAGATGGGTTTCGGCTGGTGGTCAACAATGGCCGCGGTGCTGGCCAGACGGTGTTCCACTTACACATACATTTACTCGCGCAGCGCAAGCTGCCCGAGGCAGGGCTCGCTGAAGGCCTGCAAGACTGA
- a CDS encoding Trm112 family protein, translated as MDKKLLSLLVCPVSKAPLEYHEETQELVCKASGLAYPIRDGIPVMLESEARPLTTDEKLAK; from the coding sequence ATGGACAAGAAATTACTGAGTTTGTTGGTTTGCCCCGTCAGCAAGGCCCCTCTTGAATATCACGAAGAAACCCAGGAGCTGGTGTGCAAGGCAAGCGGCCTGGCGTACCCGATTCGCGACGGCATTCCAGTGATGTTGGAGTCTGAAGCCCGTCCCCTTACTACGGACGAGAAGCTGGCCAAGTAA